The stretch of DNA ACGGCCTATTAATTTAAAACGACAAGTTTTATTATCGTGTATATGGAGTATGGTCTTATAGGTGCAGCCGTGGAGGTGTTGAGCGACTATTACCCCTCTCCTAATAACCTCGTCAAAACTGACTTGACCTCACTCGTTGACCAGTTCGCCCGTTGTTTTACTTGTTCTAAATCGACAAGTTTTATTACTTGTACTTTGTAAAATGACTTTTTCGGAGTGGATAATCTCTCTGGAACTGAACTAATCCCATGTTTGCACattttgttcttgtagacgatctTGGATATCCAGAAGTGCAAAGTATATTGCTGGAAGCATCCCCTGAAAAGTGAAAAGCATTGAACTTGAAGGTATCGATCGCTCAAGATTACTCTCGTATCCATGGTACATTGAGTACAGGTTTAGACTGTCGTGGCTCGAAGTTTAGGTTATAAAAATCTTAAATGCATGTCTCTAGTATGAGATCTATGTCTCCCTTCAACTGTTAAGTCTGGGCTTCTGTCGGACACTTCGTCAACCATGTTTCAACTTTCTGTTGAATGTTCGCTTTACGTCTTTCTACCATGACATTGAATCATTGTTCTGGCTGTGATAAGAGTCTCTGTATTCTCATAAATCACAGGACTTGCAAATGGAAGCGCAGTAACTGCAAATTCCATTCCCGGATACATCCGGCCTCCATCAACAAGGCCAAGATCAAAATCAATGACCAAGTCTAACTTTTGAAGTAGCATATTTGGATATGGAAGGCAAAGCACATAAGTTCAGGTTCAACATGGTAAATTGATACCGAGTTTAAAAGACAACAAAGCCACGATCCATAGCTCGTTCCAAAGAAACATTGAGACTATTAACAATCTCAGGAATACTATCCACACATTGGGACACCTTATGACCGATTCTTCACAGCGAACACAATATTTAAAAACTTCTTCATACTTGAATTGAATCCACAGGAGTTTACCGTTAGTGCATGCAAGAAAGAACCCGGGATTAAAGGGTTCACCCAGACGTCGGGTTAAGTTTTGGAAGAGCTGAAATGATAATCTTCATTTCTTAAAATGTTGTCCAAAGATCTGAAATTTATTTCATCTTTGAACTTTTGGATTTTATCTTTTCATGATTTTTATCATGAATTTCTGCCTATTTCTTTCTTACTTTTTTATTGGTTCCTATCAGAATTGGTTTTtcccatattttttattttgttttttcttGGGCTTTTGAAGTTTCCAGACTTCCTCTTAAGCAAGTTCAATGGTTTAACTTAGGGACTTAtttgcaatttcttaaaattacaagCTAGTAGTTAAACCATTGGAGATAGCCATATAGGATGGCTTAAGTTAGCAACTAACTTCATTAAGCTAGTAGCTTGAAATGGCCCACAACTAAACAACCACCAATAGGAAAATTAGTTTCATAAATTAAGTTCCATCAAGCTAGTATATAAGTTAGCTAAACCATTGGAAGAGTTTGCTAGTTTAAGATGGTAATAACTTCGTCAtataagagcatctccaatggttgagAAAAAAAGACTTGtttgcaattttaagaaattgcaagTTAGTAGCTCAACTATTGAAGTAGTCCAAATAGATTAGCCGTGCTCAAAAAAATTTGAGCaagtagctccatggagctacttGCTTAAATGGACCCACAAAAAGAACATGGCCAATAGGAAAATAGTGGTCTCATTTATattgttttaattttatatttagaaatttgaaattgaataaaaaaatagGAGAGTGTGTTAGGTGGGTCACATCAAGCTAGTAGGAAATCGACTTCACCGTTGGAGTAAGTAGTAGCTTGAAATGATTGTAGCTCAAAAAATGATGTGGTAAAAGCAAGCTAGtaccaactagcttaccattgtagaTACTCTAATGTGGCATTGGTAAGCTAGTAGCCATTGGACCTGCTTTTATGAGATTTTTCATTGCCCTCCTTTCTCTTTGATGTATAATGATTTCTTGGTGTAAATTATAAGTTTCGACTTATTTTATCGCTCACATCTGTTGGAATGTTATATGTTGATTTCGATTAACCTAATTTCCTttcctaataaaaaaaaataataagatgacaaaaaaatccaaataaaaacGGGACCAATTAAATACGGGTGTAAAAAAAGTGGTCAGGAATCGTTTGATTCACCATGAGAAAATAGAATCCCCGGGAAGATTAAATTCATGTGAAGTTGAAAATCATGTGAATTGTAGAAATCTTGTTTGGTTGGATGTGAGAACTTGAATTCATGCGGGAACTCCCATTTACCTAGGGGGGCTAAGTAAGTGACTTCCTACATTATGTAGGAATTGGACTTTATAGAAAGTTCTAATTCCCATAAATTGGGCAACCAAACAAACCTACGTTGAGCTACTTCCCATGATTTTCCAATTCCTATGAATTTGGAAGGCAGCCAAACAACCCCTATATATATTTAAAGTAAATTCAATTAAAAAAGTTTGACGGACCATAACCCTTGTCCCGAGTTATATAAggcttttttttcaaattgaatgTCAAGATCAACTTGGAAGATCAAAAGTTCCAGAAATTATTAATGACTTTCTAGAGAATCATCTCGATGGATTCACATCCTTGTGGTATTTATCTCATTCTTATCTTCCATCAATTTTATTTGATCAACTAAAAATCTGGAATTTAGACAGTGCACTCCACCTGTTCGACGAAATACCTGTAAAAAAATCATCATGTTTGGGGAAAATGTAGCATAGATGGAACACAAATGGGTACAATTGATAGAATTTCGGAACTTCCGGTATTTATACTACATAATATTCTCTCAAACCTCGATACTAAAGAGGCGGGTCGTGTTAGCGTATTGTCTAAGAGGTGGTATGACGCTTGGTCATCCGTTCCTGTTTTGAATTTTCAGCATGAATACTATCGGAAGAAATCTAGGTTTGATTCAATGAGGAATTATTTCAGGGTTGATAAAAATGCGATTCCGAGATTTTTGAAGTTCATAGATAGGACTATGCATAGATATGATACTCATAAGTATAGAATAAGAAAATTTAACCTTGAGCTTCCTATAACGGATAAAAAGATTCAACCTTTGGTTGATAAATGGATAAAGATTGCGGTGCAAAATCAAGTCGAGGAGTTATGTATCAATGGTAGTGATCCTCGTTACTCATATACGCTGCCAGAGATTCTATTTCGTGCAAAATCAttgaaagttttgaaatgttcgcACGTTGTGCTGCCATATTATGAGACCATGGAACTTATATCTCTTGAGTATCTGGATCTGAGTTTATTCCAGGATGTAGCTACTGTTGATACGGATATGCTTCAGAGAATTATCGCTTTCTGCCCCTTGGTTGAATTCAATACATTAACGGGCTTTAAATTTATTCTTCTTTCATGGAAAAGAAAACTGAACAAGGAAGACGATGTTTTTGGTAGATTCAAAGCATCCTCGCTTAGAAagtttacttatcatgtatttaATAAGGTTGTTGAGCGGCCATTGGACATGAAACTGGTTGCATTGAAGAACTTGAGAAAGGTGGAGATTAGTAGTGCTTCTATAACAGATGATATTGTTTCCGAGCTGGTATCTGGGCTTGTAGCTTTAGAAAGTTTAGTATTGAGTTCATGCGTATTGCTGAAATGCATTATGATCTCGAGCATTTCGCTCAAGGAACTTCGAATCAGAAGTGGCTTAAACTTGGTGAAGGTTACAATTGACGCTCCTAACTTGATCGAGTTTTGGTACAAATGTGAAATGGAGACCTCTTTGTCAGTGATCAGAAAGTCAGATCATTGTAATGGGCAATTCTGGCCATCGGTGAGACTGACGACGAAATCCGTAACCACTGATTGGTTTGTTAAAATAAAGAAGATTCTTCAAGATTCAAACTTCTTCCAGTCTCTAGTGATTCAGTTGTTGCCTAACTCTATGTTCAAAAACTGTCTTGAGGTATGAACTTGAACGGTTGTACCTATTTGATGACTTTGTTTAGGTGTGTAAACAAGCCGAatcgagccgagctcgagcttacCTATGATCGAGCTCGGCTCATATGGTAAAAATCGAGTTCGAGCCCGAACCTGAGCTCTTGAAATAAAGGCTCGGGATCGGCTCATATAATATTTTACGAGCCCAAACCCGAGCCCGAACTTTGTTTGGGTACCATTTTTTCGAGCATTATTTTAATTATAACgtaatttttgatttaaaaattcaaattcaaacgaGAATATTATCTTTTTGTTAGCTTATAATAacaattattatgtaattttatgttataaactaatattttaatttatttattttaaaattgatacaatttaagtaaatatattaaaaaaattaagtaattttaaaaataaGGAGCTCAAACGAGCTCCCGAGCCGAGCCTTAGTgtgctcgagctcggctcggttTGGGCTCAGTTTAGTTCGAGCCTGAtctcgagccgagctttgaccaaGCCGATCCCGAGAGCTTGTCGAGCAGGCCCAGTTCATTTACATCCCTAACTTTGTTATTATGTTCAAATGTGTTGTGTCCACATGACAAATCATAGTTATGTTGTAGTCGGAATTTTTTGGGTAATGGGGGTTATTTAGCAAATTAATTAGATTTCTGGGGATTATTTTAAACTATTTTGGTtgaatgggtccacgtcatcagttTATTCATCTTTTTTCAGTTTTTAGGTGAAGCCAGTATCACTTCTCAAATGCTACTGTTaagtttaaaaaaaataaaaatgcatGAAGCCGCCTATATTCTTAGTGGTTTGCATGCTTTGACATTACACCAACTAAAAGAAATGATAATTTAAGCTCGGTAAAAGGATAAGCCGCTAGAGACCTTAGCGGCTTTACTATTTTAGTACCAAAAAGTTGCAAATACACATTACACCAACTGGAAAGTGGTAGAGATATAGCAGCTTTACCcaaaaactggaaaaaaaaaaaaaaaaaaaagtgatgacgtggacccattggcCAAATAGTTTGAAATGTACCCTAAATCCCTAATTAATTTGCTAAATAACTCCCATTATCAAAAAAATCTCGTAGTTGTGTATTTACGAGTGAGGGTCATACAATCATACCTAATGTAACTATATATCGATCATCGATGAAATTAATGAAGATTATGTTGGCATTTACAGGTTGTGGCAGAGGAGGACCAGCTGAGGAGGAATGTGGTTACTAACCCACCATACAAACTCAGAGAGTTAAAGCTGCACGGAACACGGGATTGGTATCGTGTTGAATCTCCGCTTACGGCCCTAAATGGACTTTTTTGGATTTGCCACCCTGATGTGCTGTCAATATTGACAAGTTTAGAGGAATTTTCTGATGAGGTATGCTATGGCCTATTAATTTAAATCGACAAGTTTTATTATCGTGTATATGGAGTATGGTCGTATAGGTGCAGCCGTGGAGGTGTTGAGCAATTATTACCCCTCTCCTAATAACCTCGTCAAAACTGACTTGACCTCACTCGTTGACCAGTTCGCCCTTTGTTTTACTTGTTCTAAATCGACAAGTTTTATTACTTGTACTTTGTAAAATGACTTTTTCGAAGTGGGTAATCTCTCTGGAACTAAACTAATCCCATGTTTGCACattttgttcttgtagacgatctTATTGGAAATCCTGAAGTGCAAAGTACAATGCTGGAAGCATCCCCTGAAAAGCATTGAACTTGAAGGTATCGATCGCTCAAAATTACTCTCGTGTCCAGGGTACATTGACTACAGGTTTAGCATTGAGTACAGGTTTAGACTGTCGTGGTTCGAAGTTTAGGTTATAAAAATCTTAAATGCATGTCTCTAGTATGAGATCTATGTCTCCCTTCAACTGTTAAGTTTCGGCTTGGCTTCTGTTGGACACTTCGTCAACCATGTTTCAACTATCTTGGGTTGAATGTTCGCTTTACGTCTTTCTACCATGACATTGTATCATTGTTCTCGTATCAACTGAATGTTCGCTTTACGTCTTTCTATCTTGTGTTGAATGTTCTGGTATGTGGTAAAGAGTTGTGTTGATCGGACTTGGTTAGAAGTATCCGACATGTGTGGGTGTCAAAGTGTCGTATTCAGCTATTATATGAAAAAAAACATATTATTGGTCCGAAATGAAATGTCCGGGTGTCCTACCCATGTCCAAGCTCACATGAGCCCAGCTTTGATCGAGATTTGACCGAGCTGAGGTCCAGATGCTCGCGAGTTGTCTTCTGTCATTATCACCCCTAATTGTGATGGTCGAACTCGCTTAGTGTCACGG from Silene latifolia isolate original U9 population chromosome 10, ASM4854445v1, whole genome shotgun sequence encodes:
- the LOC141606709 gene encoding uncharacterized protein LOC141606709 isoform X2, which encodes MGTIDRISELPVFILHNILSNLDTKEAGRVSVLSKRWYDAWSSVPVLNFQHEYYRKKSRFDSMRNYFRVDKNAIPRFLKFIDRTMHRYDTHKYRIRKFNLELPITDKKIQPLVDKWIKIAVQNQVEELCINGSDPRYSYTLPEILFRAKSLKVLKCSHVVLPYYETMELISLEYLDLSLFQDVATVDTDMLQRIIAFCPLVEFNTLTGFKFILLSWKRKLNKEDDVFGRFKASSLRKFTYHVFNKVVERPLDMKLVALKNLRKVEISSASITDDIVSELVSGLVALESLVLSSCVLLKCIMISSISLKELRIRSGLNLVKVTIDAPNLIEFWYKCEMETSLSVIRKSDHCNGQFWPSVRLTTKSVTTDWFVKIKKILQDSNFFQSLVIQLLPNSMFKNCLEVVAEEDQLRRNVVTNPPYKLRELKLHGTRDWYRVESPLTALNGLFWICHPDVLSILTSLEEFSDETILLEILKCKVQCWKHPLKSIELEGIDRSKLLSCPGYIDYRFSIEYRFRLSWFEV